Proteins encoded by one window of Lutibacter sp. A64:
- a CDS encoding DNA-binding protein, which translates to MSHLYVQSNVVIPRYRITKRSNTITSKNKEQYIMQAVNTGTINLNQISYEISNECSLSAIDVKFVLMALGGKLKQHLEEGQIVDLENIGKFKIGFKCKANEDPKKLTPKRSILKYHLNFQPCIELKRWLKQGIKTYKEGSRSR; encoded by the coding sequence ATCTCGCATCTTTATGTCCAGTCTAATGTAGTAATTCCAAGATATCGAATTACAAAAAGAAGTAATACTATTACAAGTAAAAATAAAGAGCAATACATTATGCAGGCAGTTAATACGGGAACTATTAATCTAAATCAAATTAGTTACGAAATTAGCAACGAGTGCAGTTTAAGTGCTATTGATGTAAAATTTGTTTTAATGGCTTTAGGAGGAAAATTAAAACAACACCTTGAAGAAGGGCAAATTGTAGATTTAGAAAATATTGGAAAATTTAAAATAGGTTTTAAATGCAAAGCTAATGAAGATCCTAAAAAATTAACTCCTAAACGCAGTATTCTAAAATACCATTTAAATTTTCAGCCTTGTATTGAACTTAAACGTTGGCTTAAACAAGGTATTAAAACCTATAAAGAAGGGAGCAGAAGTAGATAA
- a CDS encoding IS3 family transposase (programmed frameshift): MKRQHRNYSTSFKQKALELSYARGSVKQICEELDIPYSVLHRWRRESQDYGKNSFPGRGKPKLTDEQKELALLKRQLKDVSEENEIFKKGGEHLLQERQEKFRFIKHHKFKFSVEKMCKVLKVSTSGYYNWLKAKASDLWLYNQKLSAMIVTIFNDSFESYGAPRIKAALEKLGHYISKPRVARIMRVNGLFARRIRKFKVTTDSNHKYSVAANILNQNFEVSRKNQVWVSDITYIETKQGWMYLTVVIDLFNRKIIGWSMSDNLTTKDTIISAWNMAVKSTVIKEELIFHSDKGVQYANSRFTDIIKNYKGLVIQSMSRKGNCWDNAVAESFFKSLKTEWVYKHKYNYRSQAELSIFSWIETWYNKRRIHSTLGYKTINEFETEMYNQNVAA; this comes from the exons ATGAAAAGACAACACAGAAATTACAGTACATCATTTAAACAAAAGGCCTTAGAATTAAGCTATGCACGAGGTAGTGTTAAGCAAATATGTGAGGAATTGGATATCCCATATTCGGTATTACATCGTTGGCGGCGTGAGTCACAAGATTATGGGAAGAACAGTTTTCCAGGTCGAGGGAAGCCAAAATTAACAGATGAGCAAAAAGAACTAGCGTTATTAAAGCGTCAGTTAAAAGATGTTTCAGAAGAAAATGAGATAT TTAAAAAAGGCGGTGAGCATCTTCTCCAAGAGCGACAAGAGAAATTCAGGTTTATAAAACACCATAAATTTAAATTTTCAGTTGAGAAGATGTGTAAAGTATTAAAAGTAAGTACTAGCGGTTATTATAATTGGTTAAAGGCTAAGGCGTCAGATCTTTGGTTATATAATCAGAAGCTGTCAGCAATGATTGTTACTATCTTTAATGATAGTTTTGAAAGCTATGGAGCTCCAAGAATAAAAGCCGCATTAGAAAAGCTAGGTCATTATATTTCTAAACCAAGAGTAGCTAGAATTATGAGGGTTAACGGGTTATTTGCTAGAAGAATACGAAAATTTAAAGTAACTACAGATAGCAATCATAAATATTCTGTAGCAGCAAATATTTTAAATCAAAACTTTGAAGTCTCTAGAAAAAATCAAGTATGGGTGTCGGATATCACTTATATAGAAACTAAACAAGGATGGATGTATTTAACGGTCGTTATAGATTTGTTTAACAGAAAAATAATTGGGTGGTCTATGAGTGATAATTTAACAACTAAAGACACTATAATCTCTGCTTGGAATATGGCTGTTAAATCGACTGTAATTAAAGAAGAACTCATTTTTCATTCTGACAAGGGAGTTCAGTATGCTAATAGTCGTTTTACAGATATTATTAAAAATTACAAGGGGCTAGTAATACAATCTATGAGTAGAAAAGGGAATTGTTGGGATAATGCGGTTGCAGAATCCTTTTTCAAAAGCTTAAAAACAGAATGGGTTTATAAACACAAATACAATTATAGATCTCAGGCAGAACTATCAATCTTTAGTTGGATAGAAACTTGGTATAATAAAAGAAGGATACACTCAACTTTAGGTTATAAAACTATTAATGAATTTGAAACAGAAATGTATAATCAAAATGTAGCCGCTTAA
- the mnmE gene encoding tRNA uridine-5-carboxymethylaminomethyl(34) synthesis GTPase MnmE: MNAIKNDTIIALATSSGVGAIAVIRLSGEKSIEIVNKHFKSKFGNKDLNNVKSHTIHLGNIIDNKRIIDEVLISVFKNPNSYTGENVVEINCHGSVYIQQEIIQLFIKSGVRNADAGEFTLRAFLNGKMDLSQAEAVADLIASNSAASHQVALQQMRGGFSSEIEKLRQQLLNFASLIELELDFAEEDVEFADRTEFSNLINQISAVLKQLIDSFALGNVLKNGIPIAIVGEPNVGKSTLLNALLNEEKAIVSHIAGTTRDAIEDEINIEGIAYRFIDTAGIRTTEDYVENIGITKTFSTIEKAQLVLQLIDASNIETLQQNISELEQKYPSKKILTIVNKSDLLSEAQITTLKNTYESLIILSAKNKIGIHKLTTTLTQLVNKGALSNNETIVSNSRHFEALNNAYLSIKEVQKGIENNISTDLFAIDIRQALFHLGEITGEVTTEDLLGNIFANFCIGK, translated from the coding sequence ATGAATGCAATTAAAAACGATACTATTATTGCTTTAGCAACTTCATCTGGAGTTGGAGCTATTGCTGTTATTAGACTTTCTGGTGAAAAATCTATTGAAATTGTAAACAAGCACTTTAAATCAAAATTTGGAAATAAAGACTTAAACAATGTAAAATCTCATACAATTCATTTAGGAAATATTATAGATAATAAACGCATTATAGATGAAGTTTTAATATCTGTTTTTAAAAACCCAAACAGTTATACTGGAGAAAATGTAGTTGAAATAAATTGTCATGGTTCTGTATATATTCAACAAGAAATTATACAATTATTTATAAAAAGTGGCGTTAGAAATGCCGATGCCGGAGAATTTACACTCCGCGCCTTTTTAAATGGTAAAATGGATTTAAGTCAAGCTGAAGCTGTAGCTGATTTAATTGCTTCAAATTCTGCAGCCTCTCACCAGGTAGCTTTACAACAAATGCGTGGCGGATTTAGTTCAGAAATTGAAAAACTACGTCAACAATTACTAAATTTTGCCAGTTTAATTGAATTGGAATTAGATTTTGCAGAAGAAGATGTTGAATTTGCTGACAGAACTGAATTCTCTAATCTAATCAATCAAATTAGTGCCGTTTTAAAACAACTAATAGATTCTTTTGCCTTAGGAAATGTATTAAAAAACGGAATACCAATAGCCATTGTTGGAGAGCCAAATGTAGGAAAGTCTACTTTATTAAATGCTCTTTTAAATGAAGAAAAAGCAATAGTTAGTCATATTGCCGGAACAACAAGAGATGCTATAGAAGATGAAATTAATATTGAAGGTATAGCTTATCGATTTATAGATACTGCAGGTATAAGAACTACAGAAGATTATGTTGAAAACATAGGAATTACAAAAACATTCTCAACTATAGAAAAAGCTCAGTTAGTTTTACAATTAATAGATGCTTCTAATATAGAAACATTACAACAAAATATTTCAGAATTAGAGCAAAAATACCCTTCAAAAAAGATTTTAACAATTGTAAATAAATCAGATTTATTAAGTGAAGCACAAATAACTACACTAAAAAACACCTACGAAAGTCTAATCATTTTATCCGCAAAAAATAAAATAGGTATTCATAAACTTACCACAACTTTAACTCAATTAGTAAACAAAGGAGCCTTAAGTAATAATGAAACAATTGTTAGTAATTCTAGACATTTTGAAGCACTAAACAATGCGTATTTGTCTATAAAAGAAGTTCAAAAAGGAATTGAAAATAATATAAGTACCGATTTATTTGCAATTGATATTCGTCAAGCATTATTTCATTTAGGAGAAATCACCGGAGAAGTCACTACAGAAGATTTATTGGGTAATATTTTCGCCAACTTCTGTATCGGAAAGTAA
- a CDS encoding DUF4268 domain-containing protein — translation MFSKEESAQLRKEFWTSFGKSFPRKWLLYRTKIKDFGFKFVADKKQALVCLDIESFDRTKNELLFDQVIELKDILIEDYLPDVIFDEVYLLESGKVIHRIYVKYNGEFNIHNKNTWQNVYYFFNEAMHQFEEFYEYYEDFIKRAIY, via the coding sequence ATGTTTAGCAAAGAAGAATCTGCACAATTAAGAAAAGAATTTTGGACTAGTTTTGGAAAATCATTTCCTAGAAAATGGTTATTGTATAGAACCAAAATTAAAGATTTCGGGTTTAAATTTGTTGCAGACAAAAAACAAGCACTTGTTTGTTTAGACATTGAATCTTTTGATAGAACTAAAAATGAATTACTTTTTGATCAAGTTATAGAATTAAAAGACATTTTAATAGAAGATTATTTACCTGATGTAATTTTTGATGAAGTTTACCTTTTAGAAAGCGGAAAAGTAATTCATAGAATTTATGTAAAATACAATGGCGAATTTAATATTCATAACAAAAATACCTGGCAAAATGTATATTATTTTTTTAATGAAGCTATGCACCAATTTGAAGAATTTTATGAATATTATGAAGACTTTATAAAAAGAGCAATCTACTAG
- a CDS encoding tRNA-(ms[2]io[6]A)-hydroxylase, translated as MLGLQFETGTSWAEIAKNDLRQILTDHAYAEQKASANATSLIINYSEETELVQEMALIAIEELEHFKMVHDIMVKRGMTLGRAQKNDYAMHLQNYFPKTKDRLESLIQRLLIAALIEARSCERFKVFSENMKDEELSKFYYDLMVSEANHYVTFLNFARKYQDRKIVDEKWKGLVAYEAEFMKKRGVKAKVHG; from the coding sequence ATGCTTGGTCTACAATTTGAAACAGGAACTTCTTGGGCAGAAATTGCTAAAAACGATTTACGACAAATATTAACCGATCACGCCTATGCAGAACAAAAAGCATCGGCAAATGCCACTTCACTTATTATAAATTATTCTGAAGAAACCGAATTGGTTCAAGAAATGGCTTTAATTGCTATTGAAGAATTAGAGCACTTTAAAATGGTGCATGATATAATGGTAAAACGTGGTATGACATTAGGTAGAGCACAAAAAAACGACTATGCAATGCATTTGCAAAACTACTTTCCAAAAACAAAAGATCGTTTAGAAAGTCTAATTCAACGTTTACTAATTGCAGCTTTAATTGAAGCAAGAAGTTGCGAACGTTTTAAAGTTTTTTCTGAGAATATGAAAGATGAAGAACTGTCTAAATTTTATTACGACTTAATGGTTTCAGAAGCAAACCATTATGTTACTTTTTTAAATTTTGCTAGAAAATATCAAGACAGAAAAATTGTAGATGAAAAATGGAAAGGACTTGTTGCCTATGAAGCTGAATTTATGAAAAAAAGAGGTGTTAAAGCAAAAGTACACGGGTAA
- the dnaX gene encoding DNA polymerase III subunit gamma/tau — MEQFIVSARKYRPQTFEDVIGQKAITNTLENAIKNNHLAQALLFTGPRGVGKTTCARILAKKINENAGETSEDDFAFNIFELDAASNNSVDDIRSLTDQVRIPPQTGKYKVYIIDEVHMLSQAAFNAFLKTLEEPPAHAIFILATTEKHKIIPTILSRCQIFDFKRIGVLDAKEYLIKIAAQENINAEDDALHIIAQKADGAMRDALSIFDRVVSFSGKELTRKAVTENLNVLDYDEYFITTDLLLENKIPEVLVHYNTILSKGFEGHHFISGLASHFRDLLVAKDKITLELLEVGDNAKKKYLAQAQKSDLRFLLQAIDLANNCDLKYKSSKNQRLLVELTLMQLASITFDREKKNNKPYIIAAIHFESKVKRRTFSKQIPTYQKQVNNVEKAPIISKTEVPVKKKIVKPIIETTRRRSALSLTSINRKKELEKIEVEYDEVEGLPTDSFSEGEAVLAWKKYAELLLSKGKKSLTAVMNTNKPYLKDSNLHFNLPNHLMKDQLEKGKYPLLKFIREKLNNFKVDLILHVNEEETKKFAYTPQEKYEKLKEKNDALALLKKTFDLDL; from the coding sequence ATGGAACAATTTATAGTATCAGCTCGTAAATATAGACCTCAAACATTTGAGGATGTAATTGGGCAAAAAGCGATTACAAACACGCTAGAAAACGCTATAAAAAATAACCATTTAGCACAAGCACTTTTATTTACAGGCCCTCGTGGTGTTGGTAAAACAACCTGTGCTAGAATTTTAGCTAAAAAAATTAATGAAAATGCAGGCGAAACTAGCGAAGATGACTTTGCATTTAATATTTTTGAATTAGATGCAGCTTCAAATAACTCTGTTGATGATATTAGAAGCTTAACCGATCAAGTTAGAATTCCACCACAAACCGGAAAATATAAAGTTTATATTATAGATGAGGTTCACATGCTTTCTCAAGCTGCATTTAATGCTTTTCTAAAAACATTAGAAGAACCGCCAGCACATGCTATTTTTATTTTAGCAACAACAGAAAAACATAAAATAATACCTACTATTCTATCTAGATGTCAAATATTTGATTTTAAAAGAATCGGAGTTTTAGACGCTAAAGAATATTTAATTAAAATTGCTGCTCAAGAAAATATTAATGCCGAAGATGATGCGCTTCATATAATTGCTCAAAAAGCAGATGGAGCTATGAGAGATGCTTTATCTATTTTTGATAGAGTTGTAAGTTTTTCAGGAAAAGAATTAACAAGAAAAGCAGTTACTGAAAATTTAAATGTTTTAGATTATGATGAATATTTTATAACCACAGATTTGCTGCTAGAAAATAAAATACCAGAAGTTTTAGTTCATTATAACACTATTTTATCTAAAGGTTTTGAAGGCCATCATTTTATTAGTGGTTTAGCTTCTCATTTTAGAGATTTACTAGTTGCTAAAGATAAAATTACCTTAGAATTATTAGAAGTTGGAGACAATGCTAAAAAGAAATATTTAGCACAGGCACAAAAAAGTGATCTGCGTTTTTTATTACAAGCTATTGACTTGGCAAACAACTGCGATTTAAAATATAAAAGCAGTAAAAATCAACGGTTGTTAGTAGAACTTACTTTAATGCAATTAGCCTCTATCACTTTTGATAGAGAAAAAAAAAATAACAAACCTTACATAATTGCAGCTATTCATTTTGAAAGTAAAGTAAAAAGACGCACGTTTTCAAAACAAATTCCTACGTACCAAAAACAAGTAAATAACGTAGAAAAAGCTCCAATAATTTCTAAAACTGAGGTTCCTGTTAAGAAAAAAATAGTAAAGCCAATAATAGAAACAACTAGAAGACGCTCTGCCCTATCTTTAACAAGTATTAACCGTAAAAAAGAATTAGAAAAAATAGAAGTTGAATACGATGAAGTTGAAGGTTTACCAACAGATAGTTTTTCAGAAGGTGAAGCTGTTTTAGCTTGGAAAAAATATGCAGAATTACTTTTAAGTAAAGGAAAAAAAAGTCTAACTGCGGTTATGAATACCAACAAACCATATTTAAAAGATTCAAATCTACATTTTAATTTACCAAATCATTTAATGAAAGACCAATTAGAAAAAGGTAAATATCCTCTTTTAAAATTTATACGAGAAAAATTAAATAATTTTAAAGTAGATTTAATTTTACATGTTAATGAAGAGGAAACTAAAAAGTTTGCATACACACCTCAAGAAAAATATGAAAAGTTAAAAGAAAAAAATGATGCGTTAGCGTTACTAAAAAAAACATTCGATTTAGATTTATAA
- a CDS encoding AMP-dependent synthetase/ligase yields the protein MSKHITKLFEFAYHQLETYKLPNAFNTKYNGEWKATSSQEFINKGNTLSRGLLKLGVKPGDKIAVISSNNRTEWNLLDFALLQIGAINVPIYPTISEEDYLYIFNHAEVSYCFLSDKDLYKKAKSIGKEVPSLKEIYSFDTLKKCKNWNEIIELGKDESLQAEVDKIKEEVKTDDLATIIYTSGTTGKPKGVMLSHKNIVTNVLDSVPRLPLEFGKITALSFLPVCHVFERMLHYLYQYTGTSIYFAEGMDTIVDNLKEVKPHFMTVVPRLLEKVYDSIINKGSELKGIKKLLFFWAVDLALKYEPYNANGWWYEQKLKIANKLIFSKWREALGGRMATMVSGSAALQPRLSRVFAAAQMPVMEGYGLTETSPVISVNMINGNMFRIGTIGKTIDNVTVKIAEDGEILVKGPNVMQGYYKDPERTASVMTGEYFHTGDKGEFDKDGFLSITGRKKEIFKTSGGKYVAPALLENEMKQSRFIEQILVVGEGQKMPGAIVQPNFEFIRDWARIHQEQVSEDNQELIDNPKVIKRISKEIKKGNKNFAKWETIKRFELTPDVWSIENNLLTPTMKPKRNEILKKYTHLYNKIYENNPK from the coding sequence ATGTCTAAACACATAACTAAATTATTTGAGTTTGCATACCACCAACTTGAAACTTATAAATTACCAAATGCTTTCAATACCAAATATAATGGTGAATGGAAGGCTACTTCTTCACAAGAATTTATTAATAAAGGAAACACTCTTAGCCGTGGATTACTTAAATTAGGAGTAAAACCAGGAGATAAAATAGCTGTTATTTCTTCTAATAATAGAACAGAGTGGAATCTTTTAGATTTTGCTTTACTACAAATAGGCGCTATAAATGTTCCTATTTACCCAACAATATCTGAAGAAGATTATTTATACATTTTTAACCACGCAGAAGTTTCTTACTGCTTTTTATCTGATAAAGATTTATATAAAAAAGCCAAAAGTATTGGAAAAGAAGTGCCATCTTTAAAAGAAATATATTCATTTGATACATTAAAAAAGTGTAAAAATTGGAATGAAATTATAGAATTAGGGAAAGATGAAAGCTTACAGGCTGAAGTAGATAAAATAAAAGAAGAAGTAAAAACAGATGATTTAGCTACAATTATTTATACATCTGGAACAACAGGAAAACCAAAAGGTGTTATGTTATCTCATAAAAACATAGTAACAAATGTTTTAGATAGTGTACCTAGACTTCCTTTAGAATTTGGAAAAATTACAGCCTTAAGTTTTTTACCTGTCTGCCATGTATTTGAACGAATGTTACATTATTTATACCAATACACAGGAACTTCAATCTATTTTGCAGAAGGGATGGATACAATAGTAGATAATCTTAAAGAGGTGAAACCGCATTTTATGACCGTTGTTCCACGTTTATTAGAAAAAGTATATGATAGCATTATTAATAAAGGTTCAGAATTAAAAGGAATTAAAAAATTACTGTTCTTTTGGGCTGTAGATTTAGCCCTTAAATATGAACCATACAACGCAAATGGCTGGTGGTACGAACAAAAATTAAAAATAGCAAACAAATTAATTTTTAGCAAATGGCGTGAAGCTTTAGGTGGAAGAATGGCAACTATGGTATCTGGTAGTGCAGCACTTCAACCAAGACTTTCAAGAGTATTTGCAGCAGCACAAATGCCTGTAATGGAAGGTTATGGATTAACAGAAACATCTCCTGTAATCTCTGTTAATATGATTAATGGCAATATGTTTAGAATTGGAACTATTGGAAAAACAATAGACAATGTAACTGTAAAAATAGCTGAAGATGGTGAAATCTTAGTAAAAGGTCCAAATGTAATGCAAGGTTATTATAAAGACCCTGAACGTACTGCAAGTGTTATGACTGGTGAGTATTTTCATACTGGTGATAAAGGAGAATTTGATAAAGATGGGTTTTTATCTATTACAGGACGTAAAAAAGAAATATTTAAAACCTCTGGTGGAAAATACGTAGCCCCTGCCCTTCTAGAAAATGAAATGAAACAATCTCGTTTTATAGAACAAATATTAGTTGTAGGTGAAGGTCAAAAAATGCCTGGAGCTATTGTACAACCTAACTTTGAATTTATTAGAGATTGGGCACGTATTCATCAAGAACAAGTTTCAGAAGACAATCAAGAATTAATAGATAACCCAAAAGTAATTAAACGTATTAGCAAAGAAATTAAAAAAGGAAATAAAAACTTTGCAAAATGGGAAACTATTAAACGTTTCGAATTAACACCAGATGTTTGGAGTATTGAAAACAACCTGCTTACTCCTACAATGAAACCTAAACGAAACGAAATTTTAAAGAAATACACTCATTTATATAATAAAATATATGAAAATAACCCTAAATAA
- a CDS encoding AMP-dependent synthetase/ligase: MTQTATRLFDFAYLQLKYNQQEKLFNTKVNNSWVATSTLEYLELANKISRALLRLGVKPGDKIAVVTSTNRIEWNILDIAVLQIGAINVPLYPTISSKDYAYIINHSDAVYCFVSDEYLAKKVSKIKDQTQLKDIYSFDTLKNILSWKSLLKLGEDTSNQKNVNSLKNKVDKKDLATIIYTSGTTGIPKGVMLSHQNIVENTYVSSKALALDAKTYKVLSYLPVCHIFERFALYYYQLMGFEIYFAESIDKLGDNLREVKPHFIPVVPRLLEKIYDKIVDKGSNLTGIKKLLFFWALDLAKNYQPYNKNGWWYHFQLKVANKIIFNKWREALGGNIKFLVSGSAPLQPKLIQVFTAANIPVFEGYGMTETSPGISINDFRNKSFKIGTVGKALEAIEIKIATDGEILVKGSNVMLGYYKNEDLTKKTIINNYLHTGDIGELDNEGFLKITDRKKEMFKTSGGKYIAPAVLENKLKESRFIEQIMVIGEGKKMAAAIIQPHFEFLNEWLKRKKIKTDASLNALITNKKVIKRIQKEIDQANKKFGQWEQIKVFELTSEVWSIENGLLTPTMKIKRNAIKNKYQKLIDKIYLTTK, encoded by the coding sequence ATGACTCAAACAGCTACTAGATTATTTGATTTTGCATACTTGCAATTAAAATACAATCAACAAGAAAAATTATTTAACACAAAAGTTAATAATTCTTGGGTTGCAACATCAACTTTAGAATACTTAGAACTTGCAAATAAAATTAGTAGAGCATTATTAAGGTTAGGTGTTAAACCTGGGGATAAAATTGCCGTAGTTACCTCCACAAATAGAATTGAATGGAACATTTTAGATATTGCAGTTTTACAAATTGGAGCCATAAATGTACCGTTATACCCTACAATTTCATCTAAAGACTATGCGTATATCATCAATCATTCAGATGCTGTTTATTGCTTTGTCTCCGATGAATATTTAGCAAAAAAAGTATCTAAAATAAAAGACCAAACACAGTTAAAAGACATTTACTCTTTTGATACATTAAAAAATATATTATCTTGGAAATCCTTATTAAAATTAGGTGAAGACACTTCAAATCAAAAAAATGTAAATTCTCTTAAAAACAAAGTCGACAAAAAAGACTTAGCAACTATTATTTATACGTCTGGAACAACAGGAATACCAAAAGGAGTTATGCTAAGTCATCAAAATATTGTAGAAAACACCTATGTCAGCTCTAAAGCTTTAGCCTTAGATGCAAAAACATATAAAGTTTTAAGTTATTTACCTGTTTGTCATATTTTTGAACGTTTTGCGCTTTATTACTACCAATTAATGGGTTTTGAAATTTATTTTGCAGAATCTATAGATAAATTAGGTGATAATTTGCGAGAAGTTAAACCACATTTTATACCTGTTGTTCCTCGTTTATTAGAAAAAATTTACGATAAAATTGTAGACAAAGGAAGCAACCTTACTGGTATTAAAAAACTATTATTCTTTTGGGCTTTAGACCTTGCAAAAAACTATCAACCATATAATAAAAATGGCTGGTGGTATCATTTTCAACTAAAAGTTGCAAACAAAATAATTTTTAATAAATGGCGAGAAGCTTTAGGCGGAAACATTAAATTTTTAGTTTCAGGAAGTGCTCCTCTTCAACCAAAATTAATTCAAGTATTTACTGCAGCAAATATTCCAGTTTTTGAAGGTTATGGAATGACAGAAACTTCACCTGGAATTTCTATAAACGATTTTAGAAATAAAAGCTTTAAAATAGGTACAGTTGGCAAAGCTCTAGAAGCTATAGAAATTAAAATAGCAACCGATGGTGAAATATTGGTAAAAGGAAGTAATGTTATGCTAGGGTATTACAAAAACGAAGATCTTACTAAAAAAACTATCATAAATAATTATTTACATACCGGCGATATTGGAGAACTAGACAATGAAGGTTTTTTAAAAATTACCGATAGAAAAAAAGAAATGTTTAAAACTTCTGGAGGTAAATACATTGCCCCTGCTGTACTAGAAAACAAATTAAAAGAATCTCGTTTTATAGAACAAATAATGGTTATTGGTGAAGGTAAAAAAATGGCCGCAGCAATAATACAACCTCATTTTGAATTTTTAAATGAATGGTTGAAACGAAAAAAAATTAAAACTGACGCTTCTTTAAATGCATTAATAACCAATAAAAAAGTAATAAAACGCATTCAAAAAGAAATTGACCAAGCAAACAAAAAATTTGGTCAATGGGAACAAATAAAAGTTTTTGAATTAACTTCAGAAGTTTGGAGTATAGAAAACGGATTACTAACCCCAACAATGAAAATAAAAAGAAATGCTATTAAAAATAAATACCAAAAATTAATTGATAAAATATATTTAACAACAAAGTAG